A window of Salvia splendens isolate huo1 chromosome 8, SspV2, whole genome shotgun sequence genomic DNA:
AGGCATCTCTAGATGTGGCAACCCTTAAATACTTTCTAGTTATATAGATTTTGAGGTGGAATTAAGGTACCAGagggaaaagaaagaaaaatatagcAAAACCACAAAAGAGCACATCTCAAATGCCTTCAGCCATCAACTTCCTTTTACTTTCAAAGTCTCACTAACATTTAACATCTTTCAAGTTATTTGCCATTTGTGTATGGGAAAAGGGAAATCCTGAGCACCAACCCCTCACCCATGTGCCAAGACGCGACAAAAATCTTCTCTTTTCGAACTCCCAGTTTGGTGTGAAGTCTTCAAAAATTATGTTATTTTGGATGTTCCAAATCGTCTAGGAGACAACATAGAGCATGGAGATCCAAATTTTCTTGTTGAACCTCTTGAAGAAGGCAGTAAACCTGAGAGAAAGCATGCTTTCGGTCCTTTTGGCAAGCATATTGAAATGCTCCAACAATCTCAAGAGAAGTACCACAATTTTGATGAAACTTTGCAACTGAAGAAAATGTGCTCGATCATTTCAGGTTCATCTATGCGAAAGGTACATAAGTTGTCTTCAATCCCTGAGTGCCTAATCTGAAGAGTCTCTCTTCTGTGTTGAAAcgctcttatagtgaactaaactTAAACACTTTACTATAATGACATTTGGTTCACTCCGTGTTTTATTCTCCAATTATGCATTTAAGTAGTGGCTATCCTACGTCActatttagtaaaaaaaaagaataaaatataaaataaaatatactccccccgtcccataaaaatatgagcattggATAtagcacgagaattaagataaaattggtaaatgaggagaatgatatggtaaagtaagagagaagaggagaatggtagttaaagtagtgttagtggatattGGGACCTAcattataaaattgatataactttttaaaaatgaaatgcacatatttttatggaacggaggaagtattattttttactaaaaaaagataaataagtCAATTTAGATGaacatcccaaaaaaaatacagaaTCGTTTTTAACAAAGACAATGAGTTATAAAGAGAGATTAATTATCCCTGTgcatatagtattttttttaaattgaaattaaGTACAATTTCGTGTGTCACCTTCCAGCCTCTTTGCCCTTTAAATACCACTATCATCCACCTCAATTTACTCACCCTCAAACAATCATACTCCACCTACCTTTCTCTCCATACCAAcatcaaaaaatcaaaatccatCAACAAAAAATGGAGCAAAATGGAGCcaaaaaaatatggaaaataatGCGAGTGGTATACTTCATGCTGAGAAAAGGCATTACAAAGGGAAAACTATTAGCCCATCTCAACATGATGATGAAGCGCGGCAAAATCGCCAGCAAAGCCGCCATACACAATCTCATGTTCCACCACAGCAGGCGCAGGAGCTCTCACCCCGCCTTCGACAGCGACACGATGGCGGAGATTTTCAGCAGCGCGGTCGCGTCGCCCGCGCTGCCCTGGTTCGGGCCGAGCCCGTTGGTGAGGCAGCTGCGGATCACGGACTCTCCGTTCCCGGTGACGGATGcggaagctgaagcagataatTTTGTTGATGAAGCTGCCGAGGAGTTTATAGCTAAGTTTTATGACGATTTGAAGCGGCAGAATTCCAGCATGTTTTTGGAGTATTATTGAGTTTTGTTTCCGCTGTTTTTTGAGAATTTGGGGAAGAAGACTGTGTTTTTGGTAGTAATAGGAATGCTTGTTGAGTTGTGGATAAATAATTTCTATGGAGATGTATGAATAACATGAAAATTATTGCACGTTTAATAATCGGTGGAATAAATTTACTTGTAAAGTAAAATTTGGTGGTCATGGTTGGTAAGATGGAATAGAATGAAATGGCGGGAAAATGGTATGTGATTCCTACTTCcattttattcatttacttGGTGTGATGGAATGAAAGAGTGAATTCATGAAAATGCAAAGgaaatccaaaaaaaatggCATTTCGTTCCTATCTTCGTCTCATTCCACTATTGTTCCATT
This region includes:
- the LOC121745771 gene encoding uncharacterized protein LOC121745771 is translated as MEQNGAKKIWKIMRVVYFMLRKGITKGKLLAHLNMMMKRGKIASKAAIHNLMFHHSRRRSSHPAFDSDTMAEIFSSAVASPALPWFGPSPLVRQLRITDSPFPVTDAEAEADNFVDEAAEEFIAKFYDDLKRQNSSMFLEYY